In Plodia interpunctella isolate USDA-ARS_2022_Savannah chromosome 9, ilPloInte3.2, whole genome shotgun sequence, a single genomic region encodes these proteins:
- the Scp2 gene encoding calexcitin-1 encodes MSLSEFRRKKLLYVFNVFFDVNQSGTIERKDFELAIEKICSLRGWKPGDAKHTETHEIMIKIWDGLRKRADSNKDGQVSVEEWNSMWNDYALNPSAALKWQQLYCHFMFQLEDASADGSIDSDEFTTVCSSYGIDPQECKVAFTKMAKGKSSVSWDEFQELWKEYFSTEDTNAAGNFIFGRTSF; translated from the exons atgtctCTTTCTGAATTCAGGCGGAAGAAGCTACTTTACGTGTTCAACGTTTTTTTCg ATGTCAATCAAAGCGGAACGATAGAGAGGAAAGACTTTGAACTGGCCATAgag AAAATTTGCAGTCTTAGAGGCTGGAAGCCGGGTGATGCGAAGCACACCGAGACCCACGAGATCATGATAAAGATCTGGGACGGGCTGCGAAAGAGGGCGGACTCTAATAAAGATGGTCAG GTGTCCGTCGAAGAGTGGAACTCGATGTGGAACGACTACGCCCTGAATCCATCAGCTGCTCTCAAATGGCAGCAACTGTACTGCCACTTCATGTTCCAACTGGAGGACGCCAGCGCCGACGGCTCCATCGACTCCGACGAGTTCACCACTGTCTGCTCCTCCTACGGCATCGATCCTCAGGAGTGTAAGGTGGCATTCACTAAGATGGCTAAG GGTAAAAGCAGCGTCTCTTGGGATGAATTCCAAGAACTATGGAAAGAGTATTTCTCTACTGAAGACACTAACGCAGCTGGGAACTTCATATTTGGCAGAACTAGCTTCTAA